Part of the Coregonus clupeaformis isolate EN_2021a chromosome 8, ASM2061545v1, whole genome shotgun sequence genome, gcggggtccagaacaacaccctaccacccgatggggaacggtcaagtggaacgaatgaacagaacattgttgcaaatgctaaagacactaactgagacacaaaagtcaaactggaaggagtctctaaacaaactggtttatgcctataactgcacccgcttgcgaagtgactggctattcaccattttatcttctgtttgggagatcacccaggcttccagttgatatgttctttggattgtgcacagaggcaggttccagtaaccagcgagactacgtggagaactggatacgaggaatggaagaagcatacgccattgcaaatgaaaatgctcagaaagctgctgaaagaagtaagaagtactatgacactaaagttaggagttcagtgctacagcctggcgagcgagttctgattaaaaacctgacaccaagaggaggaccaggcaaactccgtaactattgggaagatcaaattcacacagtagtgagacaaatgggttcagacctgccgatttatgagttgagaccagaaaagggtaggggacgctccccgggtcctgcacagaaacctgctcatgtcctgtgaccacttaccttttgagagacaaccagaaatgactaaagatgacaaaagtaagaaaaagagacatcagcctggatcacagcctctagattctgatgaagacagcggggatgaatatgaccttcatcatgagccgctacaggtccccacatttcctacagtgcctggagaggtatgctgaaccagcgagagagtcggaaaacaggcccccaccagtgaaacaaacagttgcggtgccagttcctgatatgctaccagcacagccgcttgttgaaaatcagctggaggagaaaacaacagttaaagaactacctgctgaggagatgaacttgcctgctgaaaatgtgcctgatggtcgtccactaagtgcctttccttcattaactgctgctgctgaacctgaggaaccagcttaccagctgccacaaagagagagacacccgccaagacgtatcacctatgatcagcttggtatcccttcctgctacagtatacagccacagccacagttgttccctgtctaccctgcaccaggactggttccatggctgccatcactacagcgatattaccttcagccaccctacatgtatggacttcagcaaacttgaggccacagacagagttgacatgtttgaccatggactactgactgatttcacagactttcacgagacaattagcagactatgcatagagatcattaaaactgatggactgttgacaatagtatgagaaaagactgcttatggactgtttatacagctggtcaacagatatggactgtgaatataacttcttggttctatttgaactgtgaactttgacctctgctcaaggactagcttacagaagaggattttctacgtccagtgcttatagactgtttaagaagacaatgttggtaatgttgggacaacatttattttgtcggggagagtgtgacaggttaaaggacatattcatagcctgttatacactaaaaagtattagtaagttcatggtatgtaaggatcttaaaatatctaaggttaaaaagattatgcatccagtactagttcatagagattgataaaatgcataaatgtgtttaaaatccgtcaagagtcaaagggttaatattgtaagaggaatgtgtaaatgttatattgactactttagtttgtggtgcctaatttaagggtaaaagtgttcatctgtgatctactaaatgctcttaatctatgagcctgagatcgattgctctggtctccacccaacttcctgggggaatcgcggtctttttctcattacactaaatttgtcagtgaggaaacataactgcgtcacgttcgtgattatttcttccctttttcaggggtgtaacacaggcagcagaacgttctccacggcgtctccagactctgtcacgtctgtcacatgtgctcagtgtgaacctgctttcatctgtgaagagcacagggcgccagtggcgaatttgccaatcttggtgttctctggcaaatgccaaacatcctgcacagtgttgggctgtaagcacaacccccacctgtggatgtcgggccctcataccaccctcatggagtctgtttctgaccgtttgagcagacacatgcacatttgtggcctgctggaggtcattttgcaaggctctggcagtgctcctcctgctcctccttgcacaaaggcggaggtagcagtcctgctgctgggttgttgccctcctacagcctcctccacatctcctgatgtactggcctgtctcctggtagcgcctccatgctctggacactacgctgacagacacagcaaaccttcttgccacagctcgcattgatgtgccatcctggatgagctgcactacctgagccacttgtgtgggttgtagactccgtctcatgctaccactagagtgaaagcattgccagcattcaaaagtgaccaaaacatcagccaggaagcataggaactgagaagtggtctgtggtcaccacctgcaaaaccagtcctttattgggggtgtcttgctaattgcctataatttccacctgttgtctattccatttgcacaacagcatgtgaaatgtattgtcagtcagtgttgcttcctaagtggacagtttgatttcacagaagtgtgattgacttggacttacattgtgttgtttaagtgttcccttaatttttttgagcagtgtatatatacacctatatacagtaccagtcaaaagtttggacacacctactcattccagggtttttctttatttttactattttctaatagtgaagacatcaaaacgcacgcatgactgtaagtcgctttggataaaagcgtctgctaaatggcatattattattattattattataaaactatgaaagaacacatatggaatcatgtagtaagcaaaaaagtgttaaacaagagagttcaagtaacagacacatctcaacatcaactgttcagaggagactgcgcgaatcaggccttcgtggtcaaattactgcaaagaaaccactactaaaggacaccaataagaagaagagacttgcttgggccaagaaatggaaatatgtcctttggtctgatgagtccaaatttgagatttttggctccaacctccacaatcacccaacctcaacccaattgagatggtttgggatgagttgggccgcagagtgaaggaaaagcagccaacaagtgctcagcatatgtgggaactctttcaagaatgttggaaaagcattcctcatgaagctggttgagagaatgccaaaagtgtgcaaagctgtcatcaaggcaaagggtggctactttgaagaatctaaaatatatcatatattttgatttgtttaacacttttttggttagtacatggttccatatgtgttatttcatagttttgatgtcttcactattattctacaatgtagaaaatagtaaaaaataaagaaaaaccctggaatgagtaggtgtgtccaaacttttgactggtaatgtatacaTATATGTTATTATTATAATTTGTTATGTTAATGCTATCAATATTTATCTTATCAGTCTcagaaacacaaaataaaaaattgtttaaaaaacTGAAGGCCAAATGTAGTCAATTTGGACAAAACACAAGTGAATAGCCAATGATCGACGATGTTACTGAGCGACAACCAACCAATGGTAGGCTTGAATGTTCCAGAGCTGGGGAGAAATTTAGGTATCGAGCGCGTAAGTTGACTATCATTGTTTTGTCCATAGCTAACCGTCTAACCACTGTCTGAAAACAGTAGCTATATTATATACTTCTGCATTTCATACATAAGGATAGTAAAAGTATTTGTTTACATGTTGTCTTTGTCATACCCCTACCATTTTACCCAGAGATGTTGGCGCTTTCTCTGACCAGCACGCTAACGTTAGCTtttgctaactaacgttagcacgctagctagctagttaacagcaCACACAACAATGGTTTTTGGAGTGTTGCTGCAGTTGAGGTTGACAGTAAACAATCTAGTAAATGTGGTATTTTCCTGACAGAAGTTTCAATCAGCGCCATCTCGTTTAATCACATAATACTTCTCCGCATTAGCTACTTTAGCTAGTTACGCGCTAAGTAATTAGCTAGCAAGTGTTCCTTTaacgtttagctagctagctaacgttactgacTGTCTGAACTGGTGGTCCGTGTCCAGTCTATTTTCGTTGTAGATCACGTAAGCCTAAAAAGTACAAACAATATTTGTTGTTATGTTTGTTTTGATTCGTGTTTGTGAAAAGGGACAGGGGTGGAGTTTACATTGGATAATGGGTAGCAAGCCCTGGCCTAGCCAAAGCTATCAAGGGGGGTTAGCCTGCGCCTGATCCTGGTCATTCTCATATTGTAAAAATGGTTGACCATAAATGTGTCAACTTTGAAGAGCGTAGGCATTGCGTTGGATAGACTCACTAAACCAACACCTTGTTATTTGAACTAGGAGTCACTAAACAGAGCAGGATATAGGCCTAAGTTTCAGATGGCATGACAGTGATAACAGTGGTATGTTACTTTTGAATTTGCCCAAGGCATCATTTTGACACCATTGTTTTTGCCTTTCCTCAGCAAAGATAGTCCCTATCTGATGGCGGTTGCCTCAGCAGCAGTGATGGACAGGATTGTAATCcttgatgatgatgaggaagaggagaggcctcagccctcttcctccacctcctcctctaaacTCTCAGCCAATCAGCGTACGCCTCCAAAAATCCAACAGCCCGCTCCTACTCACATCACCCAATCTCCTTTCGCCACGGTGAAGAAAGAGAGCCACGTTCTTCAAGCAGAGAACCAAAAGCTCTTTACTGAGGTAAGAGGTTACATGGATGGTGGGGATGTTTGGTACAGTCACACTACAAATATGTAGGTTGCGCTGCAACACTGGCAAGCACAACTACTGCTGTGGGTTTGAGTCTTTGCTGGCTATTAGTCCATCACAATGTTGTCAGATCACAGAAATCATAACGTGATTGTACATTACCCTCTTGAACTTCCTACATCACTCTTAATCAGTGTTTTTTCGAATCCCATAGTGTGTGCAAACTTTTtctccagcccagcactaacacaactGATTATAACTAATCCACTAACCTTAAGCCCTTGTATTGAGCTAGAACAAAAGTCTGCACCCACCCTGTGGGTCCCCCCCCAGTGCAAAGATTGAAAAACACTCCTCTAAACCTCTCCCTCGTTCACTCCCCTCCCTCGCTTTGTTCAGTTTGTAGAGTACTGCTCGGCCCACACTCAGGACTGCCCCGAGGTCATGACCTTCCTGCACGCAAAGCACTCCAAGGCCTCGCCGGACTTCCTGTCCTCGGTAGAGTTTCGCAACACACTGGGCCGCTGCCTGACGCGCGCCCAGGCCAGCCGCACCAAGACCTTCGTCTACATCAATGAGCTGTGCACCGTCCTTAAACAGCACTCCGGACAAGAGGAGGCAGACTGTCGGGAAGGTGGTTCCCCGCCCGGGGAGAAGAAGGAGATGGAAGAGGAGGCACCGGTGGAGGAGCTACCGTCTACCTCGGGGcagcaggaagaggaggaggatgcggTGGAGGACGAGAAGGAGAAGAAGACGAAGAAGGCTTCCCGGAGACAGGTCAGCAGCACCATAGATGGACAGTGTCCATGACTTCTCTATAGCTTTGTGCACTTGGTCAACCTCAAGggtttaaaagcattggattggtttAGATGAAATATACCAGGCATATCTTCATCTCTCGCTCTCGGTTTCTCAGATTGCGTACCTGGAGAACCTGCTGAAGATGTACAATGATGAGATCCGGCGGCTGCAGGAGAAGGAGCTGAGCGTCAacgagctggaggaggaggactccAGCTACATCCAGGAGCACAGGCTAAAACGCAAGGTCAGATCACCAAGGCCTATTGGTTCCAatggctcagttggttagagTGTGACGCTTGTAAAACCAGAGGTTGGTTTGATTCCTGCATGAGCCACATAGTAAATACATGTGTTAACTGTACGTGGCTTTGATAGAAGTATCTGCGAAACTACTTTGTTTTTTTAGCCACTGAAAACCTCTCTCATATAGATGATGAAGATCTATGATAAGCTCTGTGAGCTGAAGGGCTGCAGCAGTCTGACAGGCCGAGTGATCGAGCAGAGGATCCAATATAAAGGGACACGCTACCCTGAGGTCAACAGAAAGGTAACCAACACATGACAATCAACCAACTCATTGTTGATTGACAACCCAATGTTTTTTGAACACTGCTCATTTTTTTATATAGACTATGGATGAAAATGAGCTTTATAACTAACCACAGTATGAGATAAATCAAGGAATAAGTATAAATAGGTAATAAATACATGAAAACATGACGA contains:
- the LOC123491481 gene encoding death domain-associated protein 6-like, translating into MAVASAAVMDRIVILDDDEEEERPQPSSSTSSSKLSANQRTPPKIQQPAPTHITQSPFATVKKESHVLQAENQKLFTEFVEYCSAHTQDCPEVMTFLHAKHSKASPDFLSSVEFRNTLGRCLTRAQASRTKTFVYINELCTVLKQHSGQEEADCREGGSPPGEKKEMEEEAPVEELPSTSGQQEEEEDAVEDEKEKKTKKASRRQIAYLENLLKMYNDEIRRLQEKELSVNELEEEDSSYIQEHRLKRKMMKIYDKLCELKGCSSLTGRVIEQRIQYKGTRYPEVNRKIERFINSPEAQLNPPDYTDILQHVRRANERKGLNLSRKQLTQIAQDAFRETGNRLQERRHLDMVYNFGSHLTDLYKPGKRT